The Amycolatopsis coloradensis sequence GGCGTCACTGCTGGTCGGTGTCTTCGCGACGGTGCTGACGATCCTGATCGGCTCGGTGGTGGGGATCATCGCCGGGTACTACGGCCGTCTGATCGACAGCCTGTTCTCGCGGGTGGGCGACATCTTCGCGGCGCTGCCGTTCGTGCTCGGCGCGATCGTCATCCTGACCACGTTCAACGCGCCCGGCTCGAACCCCGGGGTCGTCACGATCATCGTGCAGGTGGTCGTGTCGATCGCCGCGCTGAGCTGGCCGGTGGCGATGCGCATCATGCGGTCGGCGACGCTGGTGGCCAAACAGCTCGACTACGTCAAGGCCGCACGCGGACTCGGGGCGAGCACACCGCGCATCGTGTTCCGGCATCTGCTGCCGAACACGGTCGCGCCGGTGCTGGTCTACGGGACCATCGCGCTCGGCGCGTTCATCGGCGCGGAAGCGACGCTGGCGTATCTCGGCGTCGGTGTGCGGCCGCCGGTCGTCTCGTGGGGTGTGATGATCAGCGACGCACGGGACTACTTCCGGGTGAATCCGCACATGTTGTTGTTCCCCGCGGGGTTCGTGACCATCACCGTGCTCGCGTTCGTCATGCTCGGTGACGGTATCCGCGACGCGCTCGACCCGAAGGCCCGGTGATCGTCCGTGACCGACGAACTGCTGCTGGAGGTGGAAGACCTCCATGTCGAATTCCGCACGTCCGATGGCGTCGCGACCGTGCTCAACGGCGTCGACTACTCCGTGCACGCCGGGGAAACCCTTGCGGTGCTGGGGGAATCGGGCTCCGGGAAGAGTGTGACCGCGCAGACGGTGATGGGCATCCTCGACAGCCCGCCCGCCGTCGTCACCGGCGGCGCGGTCCGTTACCGCGGCGAGGATCTGCTCACCGCCACCGAAGAGCGGCGACGTGAGGTGCGGGGCGGGGAGATCGCGATGATCTTCCAGGACGCCCTGTCGGCGCTGAATCCCGTGTTCACCGTGGGATTCCAGATCGAGGAACAGCTGCGGGTACGGCTCGGGATGTCCAAAAAGGACGCGCGGAAACGGGCGATCGAACTGCTCGACACCGTGCGCATCCCCGCCGCCGCCCGCCGGGTCCGCGAGTATCCGCACCAGTTCTCGGGCGGGATGCGGCAGCGGGCGATGATCGCCATGTCGCTCGCGCTCGACCCGGATCTCCTGATCGCGGACGAGCCGACGACCGCGCTCGACGTCACCGTGCAGGCCCAGATCATGGACCTGCTGGCGGAGATCCAGGCCGAACGGCGGATGGGGCTGATCCTGATCACC is a genomic window containing:
- a CDS encoding ABC transporter ATP-binding protein — protein: MTDELLLEVEDLHVEFRTSDGVATVLNGVDYSVHAGETLAVLGESGSGKSVTAQTVMGILDSPPAVVTGGAVRYRGEDLLTATEERRREVRGGEIAMIFQDALSALNPVFTVGFQIEEQLRVRLGMSKKDARKRAIELLDTVRIPAAARRVREYPHQFSGGMRQRAMIAMSLALDPDLLIADEPTTALDVTVQAQIMDLLAEIQAERRMGLILITHDLAVVAEVADRIAVMYAGRIVEQADVTELFRSPGHPYTEALMASLPRLDLKGQTLETIKGLPPSLLNVPPGCPFHPRCPRAESRCETERPALHSLGFGRVSACHFADEVVGDRV
- a CDS encoding ABC transporter permease gives rise to the protein MTDPNVAGGVSSVDVAGAGVADDSAEAHKPRSLGGDAWRMLRKRPSFVISAVIITLVVLIAIAPDLFSSRPAGFSDLLHANEGPSADAWFGYDNQGYDVYARTIHGARASLLVGVFATVLTILIGSVVGIIAGYYGRLIDSLFSRVGDIFAALPFVLGAIVILTTFNAPGSNPGVVTIIVQVVVSIAALSWPVAMRIMRSATLVAKQLDYVKAARGLGASTPRIVFRHLLPNTVAPVLVYGTIALGAFIGAEATLAYLGVGVRPPVVSWGVMISDARDYFRVNPHMLLFPAGFVTITVLAFVMLGDGIRDALDPKAR